In Streptomyces sp. TLI_146, the genomic stretch CCACCGGCAGTGAGCAGGAAAAACCGCAGGGGTCGTACACCAACGTCTTCGCCGCCAGCAGATCACCGTGAAACCCCGTCCACGGTTGATTCGTCACCATGCGGTCATCCTGCCAGGCCGACCGCCGAGCCCGCACACGCGTCCGGTGGCCGGCCCTCCGCCCCGTACACCGCACGACGAGCCCATCCTGGCAGGTCAGACGGCCTGGCCAAGGATCAGGGTGACAACGACCGGGGCGAGATACAGGACGGGGAAGGCTACGGTCTTGTAGGAGCGTGCCCGCAGTACGGCAACGACCGCGCCGAGGAAGTACAGCACCAGCGCGATCCCGGCCGCGATGCCGATCCCTGGGACCGCCAGACCGACCAGCAGTCCTGCCGCGCCGGCGGCCTTGGCCAGCCCCAGCAGCGTCCACCAGGAACGCGGGACGCCGTACTCGACGAGCGGCTGCGTCACGAAGTCGGCCCGGCGCAGCAGGGAAAACCCGGAGAAGCCGACCCAGGCGGCGGTGAGAACGGCGACGATGACATAGGCGTTGGACATCGGAAACTCCCGTACGTGTGGATGCAGCGGACGATCTGGAGCAAAGGGCCCGGCATCGCTGCGCGAACCCCCTGCACCACGCTGAACCGCGAGAGTCCTGATGTGTGACACCGTCGGCATGGAAACTTGAAAACTACTTTTGCCCGGCGCACGCCACCCGGCCGCGTCAGCCCTGGTCCGCCACGAAGGACGCCATCCGGGTCAGGGCCGAGTTCCAGTTGACGGTGTGTTCGTTCGTCGACCAGGACTGGATGTCGTCGATGTAGCAGAACTGACCGACGCAGCCCTGGAGTTTGCTCTGCGCGAAGGGGTCCTGGATGCCTGAGTTCGGGCCCCCGGCCAGGGTGCCGTCGGGTGGGTTCGGCTGGCTCGGGTCGAGCTGGTGGGCGTACCACCGTGCGTGCTGGTTGTGGGAATGAGCCTCGCCGTAACCCGTCACGTACGACATGTTCAGTGCGTTGCGGCCGAGGATGTAGTCCATGCTCTGCACGGCGCCGTCCCGGTATCCGGATGCGCCGGTGAGGTCGTAGGCGGTCGCGATGACGACGGCGTTGTGCAGGATCTGGTGGTTGGAGCCCCAGTCGTATTGGTTGCCGTCGGGGGCGTACGGGATGCCGTACGGGTGTGCCGTGAGCGTCGCCAGGTAGCGGTCGGCGCCCTTGATGACAGAACGGCGCACCGTGTCCCGGCCGGGCAGGTTGTTCGGCACGGTTGCCAGGTCCAGCCGGGCCGCGGCCGCCGTCCTGGACCAGTCGTAGCCGAGGGGGCCGAAGATGTCGGCCTGATGGAGCGGGGAGTGCAGGACGTATTCCTTGAACGTCCGCTCTCCTGTGGTGAGATACAGCTCGGCGGCCGCCCAGTAGAACTCGTCGCTGACGTTGTCGTCGGCGTAGGTGCCTCCTCCGGTGCCGTCACTGGCGGAGGCGTACATCCCCGGGTGCGCGAGGGCCGCCGTCCATGCCTTGCGGGCGGCCCGCAGTGCCTTGGCGGCGAAGGCGTGGTCGTAGGGCCGGTACAGGCGGGCCGCCTGCGCGGCCGTCGCCGCCAGGTTGAGGGTCGCCGCGGTGGACGGCGGGTGCAGTTCACGGTTTTGCGGGTCGTCGCTGGGCAGCAGCGGCAGGCCCGTCCACTTCTCGTCGTGGATCTTGTGGTGGGCCATACCGGCCAAGGGTTGCCCCTCGGGCACCTGCATCTTGAGCAGGAAGTCCAGCTCCCAGCGGACCTCGTCGAGGATGTCCGGCACCCCGTTGCCGCTCTCCGGGATGGCGAGAGTGTGGTCACCCAGCTTGGCCGGGTGCCCGGTGCGGGCGTGCAGGGAGCGTTCGTAGGTGCTCAGCAGCTCCCAGGTGGTGATGCCGCCGTTGACGACGTATTTGCCCTGGTCGCCCGCGTCGTACCAGCCGCCGGTGACGTCGAGGGTGTAGTCGCAGACGCCCGGCTGGCAGGGCACCGCGCCGTCGCCCCGGTTGGGTGCGACGTCGACGTGACCGGCGGGGCGGGCGTATCCGGGCCGCAGGTCGTCGCGTATCGCGATACCGCTGCGCTGCGTGTAGTAGTACTTCGCGGCATCGAGGCGCAGTTTCCGGTAGGCGGCCGTACCGATGTCGAAGGGACGGCTGGTCTGCCCGTCAGCGACGAGGGTGTAGCCCTGTCCCGGTGTGCGGTAGGCGCTGAAGTCGATGGAGTGGACGTTCTGTGCGGACGAGCCGTCGATGCCTCGCGGGACCGTCCAGCCCCAGGCGACCGCGTCGCCGTGGGCGTTCTTCAGCTGCCACGGGAGTTTCGTGGTCGCGTCGGTGACGAGCGTGGCCTTCTTCGGGCCGGTGGGGAGGTAGGCGACTTGGTTGACGCGCACACGTGGCCCGGTGTCCGGTTCGTACTTCTCGGGTGGTACGCCTGCCAGCAGCGACGCGTCGTCCACGCAGAAGCGCCAGGGGTCCGCACTGCCGCCGAGCTGGAAGGCGACCTGGCCCTGCGGGGTGTCGACGGGCGAGGTGAAGGTGTACGTGTAGGCGTTGCCAGAGACGCTCAGCTGCGGCGTCACCTCGAAATACGTGTCGTACGGTGACGAGGACAGGCCGACGATCGCCCGTATCCT encodes the following:
- a CDS encoding DoxX family protein — translated: MSNAYVIVAVLTAAWVGFSGFSLLRRADFVTQPLVEYGVPRSWWTLLGLAKAAGAAGLLVGLAVPGIGIAAGIALVLYFLGAVVAVLRARSYKTVAFPVLYLAPVVVTLILGQAV
- a CDS encoding glycoside hydrolase family 9 protein, with product MKRRGTTLLSLAALLAAGLAAFPPAAAGADESEQLKNSTFDTTSDPWWTTGNLTADLSGGRLCAQVPGGTANPWEAGIGQNDIALVKGENYRFSFYADGAPEGHRIRAIVGLSSSPYDTYFEVTPQLSVSGNAYTYTFTSPVDTPQGQVAFQLGGSADPWRFCVDDASLLAGVPPEKYEPDTGPRVRVNQVAYLPTGPKKATLVTDATTKLPWQLKNAHGDAVAWGWTVPRGIDGSSAQNVHSIDFSAYRTPGQGYTLVADGQTSRPFDIGTAAYRKLRLDAAKYYYTQRSGIAIRDDLRPGYARPAGHVDVAPNRGDGAVPCQPGVCDYTLDVTGGWYDAGDQGKYVVNGGITTWELLSTYERSLHARTGHPAKLGDHTLAIPESGNGVPDILDEVRWELDFLLKMQVPEGQPLAGMAHHKIHDEKWTGLPLLPSDDPQNRELHPPSTAATLNLAATAAQAARLYRPYDHAFAAKALRAARKAWTAALAHPGMYASASDGTGGGTYADDNVSDEFYWAAAELYLTTGERTFKEYVLHSPLHQADIFGPLGYDWSRTAAAARLDLATVPNNLPGRDTVRRSVIKGADRYLATLTAHPYGIPYAPDGNQYDWGSNHQILHNAVVIATAYDLTGASGYRDGAVQSMDYILGRNALNMSYVTGYGEAHSHNQHARWYAHQLDPSQPNPPDGTLAGGPNSGIQDPFAQSKLQGCVGQFCYIDDIQSWSTNEHTVNWNSALTRMASFVADQG